A region from the Achromobacter seleniivolatilans genome encodes:
- a CDS encoding dihydrolipoamide acetyltransferase family protein — protein sequence MGIHVIKMPDIGEGIAEVELVGWHVKVGDTVAEDQPLADVMTDKATVEIPSPVVGKVIALGGDVGQVMAVGGELIRLEVEGEGNLKAGAGAAPAAAQKPSAPAASEPAVAPKAAAGQSASAGGVGGQIAASMASPSPAPAKAPAARSAPSAPVVARQPGDKPLASPAVRKRAWDLGVELRYVQGSGPAGRVMHEDLDAYLQSQGSGSSARAASAYAERNDEEAVPVIGLRRKIAQKMAESKRRIPHFSYVEEIDVTELEDLRVQLNLKWGESRGKLTLLPLLARAMVVALRDFPQINARYDDEAGVVTRYGAVHIGIATQSDGGLMVPVLRHAEARDLWSIAAEIGRLAQAVRSGSAGRDELSGSTITITSLGPLGGIVTTPVINHPEVGIVGVNRIVERPAIRNGAVVARKLMNLSSSFDHRVVDGMDAARFIQAVRALLEQPALLFVE from the coding sequence ATGGGCATTCATGTCATCAAGATGCCGGACATCGGCGAAGGCATTGCAGAAGTTGAACTCGTAGGCTGGCACGTCAAGGTGGGCGACACCGTCGCCGAAGACCAGCCGCTGGCGGACGTCATGACCGACAAGGCTACGGTAGAAATTCCGTCGCCGGTCGTTGGCAAGGTAATTGCGCTGGGCGGCGATGTGGGCCAGGTCATGGCCGTGGGCGGTGAACTGATACGCCTGGAAGTGGAAGGCGAAGGCAATCTGAAGGCCGGGGCTGGCGCGGCGCCTGCCGCGGCACAGAAGCCCTCCGCCCCGGCGGCTTCCGAACCCGCCGTAGCGCCCAAAGCCGCCGCAGGCCAGTCTGCATCGGCCGGTGGCGTTGGCGGGCAAATTGCGGCATCCATGGCATCGCCGTCGCCTGCGCCCGCTAAAGCACCGGCTGCGCGCTCTGCGCCGTCAGCACCGGTCGTAGCGCGTCAACCGGGTGACAAGCCGCTCGCGTCTCCGGCCGTGCGCAAGCGCGCCTGGGATTTGGGCGTAGAGCTGCGTTATGTGCAGGGCAGCGGGCCAGCCGGCCGCGTCATGCATGAGGATCTGGACGCGTACTTGCAATCGCAGGGTTCGGGAAGCAGCGCGCGCGCCGCTTCGGCCTATGCCGAACGCAACGATGAAGAGGCGGTGCCTGTCATCGGTCTGCGCAGGAAGATCGCGCAGAAGATGGCGGAATCCAAGCGCCGCATTCCGCATTTCAGCTATGTCGAGGAAATCGATGTGACTGAATTGGAAGACCTGCGCGTGCAGTTGAACCTGAAATGGGGTGAGTCGCGCGGCAAGCTGACCTTGTTGCCGCTGTTGGCCCGTGCCATGGTGGTGGCGCTGCGAGACTTTCCGCAGATCAACGCTCGCTATGACGATGAAGCAGGTGTGGTGACGCGCTATGGCGCCGTTCATATCGGCATCGCCACGCAAAGCGATGGCGGTCTGATGGTGCCGGTGTTGCGCCACGCCGAAGCCCGCGACCTGTGGTCCATTGCCGCCGAAATCGGGCGGCTGGCGCAGGCCGTGCGTAGCGGCAGTGCGGGACGCGACGAGCTGTCTGGTTCCACCATCACCATCACCAGCCTGGGCCCCTTGGGCGGCATCGTCACCACTCCGGTGATCAACCACCCCGAAGTCGGCATTGTGGGCGTGAACCGCATTGTTGAACGGCCCGCCATCCGCAACGGCGCGGTGGTTGCACGCAAGCTGATGAATCTTTCCTCGTCTTTTGACCACCGCGTGGTGGACGGCATGGACGCGGCGCGATTCATTCAGGCGGTGCGTGCGTTGCTGGAACAACCCGCGCTGCTTTTCGTGGAGTAA
- a CDS encoding PEP/pyruvate-binding domain-containing protein: MRPLPASRGLTRPSLIVLTALGLLTASIAPAAQAQTARKPSPYENQRPLRPDEREARQAENAKHAGPAFLGQITSQAEFQQLARVYNAGTPLEIPHVLFVIDRQRGDRIYYIDTPRYTLHENFARERRLLPGQDKDTLIAQYKDPNRRLLFGTLSWQRDLPGYTYEFWEGDRLTPELLALTGERLRATFYEPLRFKANSTMHEQTAQGAGVEYVTQEALLREQTFLPLNTGRAQGRMRIVASVEDTPDLAPTDIVVLDEVPVALPPVAGLVTQRPSTLLSHVNLLAKGWRIPNAYVRDAVAALREHDGQWVELTVTSNGYQVQRIAKPDVSATPVKTAALPLPKPDLSVKAIKPLTGMSTRDSRHCGVKAANLGALKSALPPLASVPDGFCIPFAQYAAFMAQLHVPERIAALEQRPDFASDATVRRAELAALRQDIVQAKPDPALAAAWHDSWQKQLQGRGVFVRSSSNSEDLPGFSGAGLYTTVPNVTQADALTQAVKTVWASVYNFEAYEARRAAGIGQDGVVMAVLVQQAAASDSSGVMITRDPFDASRRYVTYISAKRGLGIKVVEGKRQAEQIMYSSWSKAVQVLSRSAEDTQLVADAAGGVREVPIEGSRQVLNDALVARLATVGSQIKLRLGNADQDIEWAVQGDKILILQARPYVDGSR; this comes from the coding sequence ATGCGTCCTTTGCCTGCATCACGCGGTCTTACCCGCCCTAGCCTGATCGTCCTAACCGCGCTCGGCCTATTGACCGCCAGCATCGCCCCCGCGGCACAGGCGCAAACCGCCCGCAAACCTTCGCCCTATGAAAATCAGCGGCCGCTGCGCCCTGACGAGCGCGAAGCGCGGCAGGCAGAAAATGCCAAGCATGCCGGTCCGGCCTTTCTTGGCCAGATCACAAGCCAAGCCGAATTCCAGCAATTGGCCCGCGTGTATAACGCCGGCACGCCGCTGGAAATTCCTCATGTGCTGTTTGTGATCGACCGGCAACGCGGCGACCGCATTTACTACATCGATACGCCGCGCTACACGCTGCACGAGAACTTTGCCCGTGAACGCCGTCTATTGCCCGGCCAGGACAAGGACACGCTGATTGCGCAATACAAGGACCCGAACCGCCGCCTGCTCTTCGGCACCCTGAGTTGGCAGCGCGACCTGCCCGGCTACACGTATGAATTCTGGGAAGGCGACCGCTTGACCCCCGAATTGCTGGCCCTGACGGGTGAACGGCTGCGCGCCACGTTCTATGAGCCCTTGCGCTTCAAGGCCAACTCCACGATGCACGAGCAGACAGCGCAAGGGGCGGGTGTGGAGTACGTAACGCAGGAAGCCTTGTTGCGCGAGCAGACCTTTTTGCCGCTGAACACAGGCCGCGCGCAAGGGCGGATGCGCATCGTCGCGTCCGTGGAAGACACGCCCGATCTGGCGCCGACCGACATCGTGGTCCTGGACGAAGTGCCGGTCGCCCTGCCGCCGGTTGCGGGGCTGGTCACGCAACGGCCGTCCACGCTGCTATCGCACGTAAACTTGCTGGCCAAGGGCTGGCGCATCCCCAATGCTTATGTGCGCGACGCCGTGGCAGCGCTGCGCGAGCATGACGGCCAGTGGGTGGAATTGACCGTGACCAGCAACGGCTACCAGGTGCAGCGCATCGCCAAACCCGACGTGTCCGCGACACCCGTGAAGACAGCCGCCCTGCCGCTGCCCAAGCCCGACCTGAGCGTCAAGGCAATCAAGCCGTTGACCGGCATGTCCACGCGCGACAGCCGCCATTGCGGCGTCAAGGCGGCAAACCTGGGTGCGCTGAAGTCCGCGCTGCCGCCGTTGGCCAGCGTGCCTGATGGCTTCTGCATCCCATTCGCGCAGTACGCGGCGTTCATGGCGCAGTTGCACGTGCCCGAACGCATCGCCGCGCTGGAACAGCGGCCGGACTTCGCCAGCGACGCCACCGTCCGCCGCGCCGAACTTGCCGCGCTGCGCCAGGACATCGTTCAAGCCAAACCCGACCCGGCGCTTGCTGCCGCGTGGCACGACAGCTGGCAGAAGCAATTGCAGGGCCGTGGCGTCTTCGTACGCAGCTCGTCCAATTCCGAGGATCTGCCCGGTTTCAGCGGCGCGGGCCTCTACACCACGGTGCCCAACGTGACGCAGGCCGACGCGCTTACGCAAGCGGTGAAAACAGTATGGGCGTCGGTCTACAACTTTGAAGCCTACGAGGCGCGGCGCGCAGCGGGCATCGGCCAGGATGGCGTGGTGATGGCCGTGCTGGTGCAGCAAGCCGCCGCGTCGGACAGCTCGGGCGTGATGATCACGCGCGATCCTTTCGATGCCTCGCGCCGGTATGTCACCTACATTTCCGCCAAACGCGGTTTGGGCATCAAAGTGGTGGAAGGCAAGCGCCAGGCTGAACAGATCATGTATTCCAGCTGGTCCAAAGCCGTGCAGGTGCTGAGCCGGTCGGCCGAAGATACCCAGCTTGTGGCAGATGCCGCAGGCGGCGTGCGCGAAGTGCCCATTGAAGGTTCGCGCCAGGTATTGAATGATGCGCTGGTTGCCCGGCTGGCAACGGTAGGCAGCCAGATCAAACTGCGCCTGGGCAATGCCGATCAAGATATCGAATGGGCCGTGCAGGGGGACAAGATCCTGATCCTGCAGGCCCGGCCGTACGTCGACGGAAGCCGGTAG
- a CDS encoding FecR family protein encodes MTDTGPVPAFDDPRDAAAFWYARERSGRMSDADREAFAVWLQQAPLHAREYALLDDVWRDTLAVPAERLRALAREPAAAPARRRLANWPAIAMAGGAALVIGLAAIPLLHSADPSYNAELSSGHGERRQVALSDDSVLELNTDTKASVRFYPDRREVDLASGEITFSVKPDADRPFIVRTGDAQVRVTGTRFNVRSNSGATEVAVLSGSVEVKPSGWRFWQREQLVPGQGLSASASGLSAAQAVDTATLTAWHQGRIVFNNTPLSAAIAEMNRYAPYSIRLSGAGLEKVRVAGALSIDQPASFLELLPRIAPVRIESEGDHRYVVRPR; translated from the coding sequence ATGACCGATACCGGCCCTGTTCCGGCCTTTGACGACCCGCGTGATGCGGCCGCGTTCTGGTATGCGCGTGAACGCTCGGGCAGGATGAGCGATGCAGACCGCGAGGCGTTTGCCGTCTGGTTGCAACAGGCCCCGCTGCATGCCCGCGAATATGCGCTGCTGGATGACGTGTGGCGCGACACGTTGGCAGTGCCAGCGGAGCGGCTGCGCGCCCTGGCGCGTGAACCGGCCGCCGCGCCGGCGAGACGCCGTCTTGCAAACTGGCCGGCCATTGCGATGGCCGGAGGCGCTGCTCTGGTGATCGGTCTGGCTGCCATTCCGCTGCTGCACAGCGCCGACCCTTCCTACAACGCGGAACTATCCAGCGGCCATGGCGAACGCCGGCAAGTCGCCCTGTCCGATGATTCCGTGCTTGAACTGAACACGGATACCAAGGCCAGCGTGCGTTTTTACCCGGATCGACGCGAGGTAGATCTGGCGTCCGGCGAGATCACCTTTTCTGTCAAACCTGATGCAGACCGCCCGTTCATCGTGAGGACGGGCGACGCTCAGGTCCGGGTAACCGGCACGCGCTTCAATGTGCGCAGCAATAGCGGCGCAACCGAAGTCGCCGTGCTGTCCGGCTCGGTAGAGGTCAAGCCATCTGGCTGGAGGTTCTGGCAACGCGAGCAATTGGTACCCGGCCAGGGCCTGAGCGCCTCCGCTTCGGGGTTGAGCGCCGCGCAGGCCGTCGATACCGCAACGCTTACCGCATGGCACCAAGGGCGCATCGTCTTCAACAACACGCCGTTATCAGCCGCGATCGCCGAAATGAACCGATATGCGCCCTATTCGATCCGGCTGTCCGGCGCGGGATTGGAAAAGGTGCGAGTCGCCGGCGCACTCAGTATTGATCAGCCAGCCAGTTTCCTTGAACTGCTACCCCGTATCGCCCCCGTGCGCATCGAATCAGAAGGCGATCACCGCTACGTAGTCAGGCCGCGCTAA
- a CDS encoding TonB-dependent siderophore receptor, whose protein sequence is MNRRLSRDGAALPLRLRAPRTAIRTLPLTLSLMLALCLTQAPPAQAQDAAVLVNTARQPLHDALVEISRQAALEVLYAPELVAGKTAPPVSGRLTPQQALDRILAGSGLIAVIRGNTVVIEPEPSNLDATTMAAVTVIARRAADGTTEGTGSYTSQVTSTASKTDLTFREVPQSVSVVTRQLIDDQHLVNVTDAMSRAPGITVRRVNSNSSDFYSRGFQITSMQVDGGAPMTLGSYTYSTTQDMAFYDRVEIMRGASGLLGGMGDPGGIINLVRKKPLAENQLTVEASAGSWDNYRSMIDATGPLGFDGRLRGRAVAVYGDAGSYMSHSSTETPQIYGVLEADLTRSTLLTVGGSFSRLREQGSRSGLPRYTDGGDIGLSRSTNLSQPWAYVHSDTKQIFAQLEQRLGDTWRFKANYTREETDSKSLTAFANGGVDRATGLGATWGGGRYAMSNTQNLLDVNLSGSFDLFGGTHEALLGADWQRSEGTWSVAKPLNEWTVPVNVFDRNAWNPDLSLPENERYDPWGQEQKGVYGLLRINPTERLHLIAGARLSSYKFFQTVSEPSNGGWVPYSKTAYREPTATTPYGGVIYDLSDAWSAYVSYATIHKPQGLLKSGPLPGSSLPAIKGKSYEMGFKGELLDGRLNATFSLFNVERTGTGVLDPRYPEDYDAWAGNCCYLAQGKVVSRGVDMEIGGEVSPGWEVALGYTFNNTRDKTDDSVYSSITPRHLLKLSTVYTLPGDLSRWRIGGSAQVQSANYVTGTAYSRDSGTSTPYKFQQAGYATVNLMAQYRFAPQWTATVNVNNLFDKVYYERVGASNGGNWYGAPRNVMLTLRGTY, encoded by the coding sequence GTGAACCGTAGACTTTCCCGCGACGGCGCCGCCCTGCCGTTGCGACTGCGCGCACCACGCACAGCGATTCGCACGCTGCCGCTGACGCTATCGCTGATGCTGGCGCTATGCCTGACCCAAGCCCCCCCTGCCCAGGCTCAAGACGCAGCCGTTCTCGTCAATACCGCACGGCAGCCCTTGCATGACGCGCTGGTGGAAATCAGCCGCCAAGCCGCTCTGGAAGTGCTTTACGCACCGGAACTCGTTGCAGGAAAAACGGCGCCGCCCGTATCGGGCCGCCTCACGCCGCAGCAAGCTCTGGATCGCATTCTGGCCGGCAGCGGCCTGATCGCCGTCATCCGCGGCAATACCGTCGTTATCGAACCGGAACCCTCCAACCTGGATGCCACGACCATGGCGGCAGTGACCGTCATCGCGCGCCGCGCGGCCGACGGCACGACCGAAGGCACGGGTTCCTACACCAGCCAGGTCACCAGCACGGCGTCCAAAACGGATCTGACCTTTCGTGAGGTGCCGCAATCGGTCTCGGTCGTGACCCGCCAACTGATCGACGATCAGCATCTGGTGAACGTGACCGACGCGATGAGCCGCGCGCCCGGTATCACGGTACGCCGCGTGAACTCCAATTCGTCGGATTTCTACTCGCGCGGGTTCCAGATCACGAGCATGCAGGTGGATGGCGGCGCGCCGATGACGCTGGGGTCTTACACCTACAGCACAACGCAAGACATGGCGTTTTACGATCGCGTCGAAATCATGCGCGGGGCTTCTGGCCTGCTGGGCGGGATGGGCGACCCCGGTGGCATTATCAACCTGGTGCGCAAAAAGCCGCTGGCGGAAAACCAGCTGACGGTGGAAGCCTCTGCCGGCAGTTGGGACAACTACCGCAGCATGATCGACGCGACCGGTCCACTGGGATTCGATGGCAGGCTGCGCGGACGCGCGGTGGCCGTATATGGCGACGCGGGCTCGTACATGTCGCACAGCAGCACCGAGACCCCGCAGATCTATGGCGTACTTGAGGCAGACCTTACGCGCAGCACATTGCTGACCGTGGGCGGCAGCTTCAGCCGGCTGCGCGAACAAGGCAGCCGCAGCGGCCTGCCCCGCTACACCGACGGCGGCGACATCGGCCTGTCGCGCTCGACCAACCTGAGCCAGCCCTGGGCCTACGTCCATTCCGACACCAAGCAGATCTTTGCCCAGCTGGAACAACGCCTGGGCGACACCTGGCGCTTCAAAGCCAACTACACGCGCGAAGAAACCGATAGCAAATCGCTCACCGCGTTTGCCAACGGCGGCGTAGATCGCGCCACGGGTCTGGGCGCGACCTGGGGCGGCGGCCGCTATGCGATGAGCAACACCCAGAACCTGCTGGACGTAAACCTGTCCGGCAGCTTCGATTTGTTCGGCGGCACGCATGAAGCGCTGCTGGGCGCCGACTGGCAGCGCAGCGAAGGCACGTGGTCCGTCGCCAAGCCTTTGAATGAATGGACAGTGCCGGTCAATGTCTTTGACCGCAACGCCTGGAATCCCGATCTGAGCCTGCCCGAGAACGAACGCTACGACCCGTGGGGACAAGAGCAGAAAGGCGTTTACGGCCTATTGCGGATCAACCCGACCGAGCGCCTGCATTTGATCGCCGGCGCGCGCTTGAGCTCCTATAAGTTCTTCCAGACCGTGTCGGAACCCAGCAATGGCGGCTGGGTTCCCTATTCAAAAACCGCCTACCGCGAACCCACTGCCACCACGCCCTACGGCGGCGTCATTTATGACCTGAGCGACGCGTGGTCGGCCTATGTCAGCTATGCCACCATCCATAAACCTCAAGGCCTGCTGAAGTCCGGCCCCCTGCCCGGCTCGTCGCTGCCCGCCATCAAAGGCAAGAGTTATGAAATGGGCTTCAAGGGTGAATTATTGGATGGGCGCCTGAACGCTACCTTCAGCCTGTTCAACGTCGAGCGCACCGGCACCGGCGTGCTGGACCCCCGCTACCCGGAAGACTACGACGCCTGGGCCGGCAACTGCTGCTATCTGGCGCAAGGCAAAGTGGTCAGCCGCGGAGTGGACATGGAGATCGGCGGCGAAGTATCGCCGGGCTGGGAAGTCGCACTGGGCTACACCTTCAACAACACTCGCGACAAAACGGACGACTCGGTCTACAGCAGCATCACGCCGCGGCATCTGCTGAAGCTGTCTACCGTCTACACCTTGCCGGGCGATCTGTCGCGCTGGCGAATTGGCGGCAGCGCACAGGTGCAAAGCGCCAACTACGTCACCGGCACGGCGTATTCGCGGGACTCGGGAACATCCACGCCATACAAGTTCCAGCAGGCGGGCTACGCCACGGTCAACTTGATGGCGCAATACCGTTTTGCGCCGCAATGGACCGCGACGGTGAACGTGAACAACCTGTTCGACAAGGTGTACTACGAGCGCGTCGGCGCCTCGAACGGCGGCAACTGGTACGGCGCGCCACGCAATGTCATGCTGACTTTACGCGGGACGTACTGA
- the lpdA gene encoding dihydrolipoyl dehydrogenase, translating to MSQITKTTTLLVIGGGPGGYVAAIRAGQLGVPTILVEGAQLGGTCLNVGCIPSKALIHAAEEFDKTRHYAGKSALGISVSTPAIDIAQTVAWKDGIVGKLTGGVGALLKKNGVEVVQGWASLLDGKTVEVATAEGGSLRIQCDHLLLAAGSEPTPLVSMPFGGMVVSSTEALSPTSIPKQLVVVGGGYIGLELGTVYRKLGSDVAVVEAQDRILPTYDAELTKPVAASLAKLGVELHLGRKVLGLNGAGNAVRVQDASGAETLLPADRVLIAVGRRPRTQGWGLETLQLDRKGNALRIDDQCRTSMRDVWAIGDIAGEPMLAHRAMAQGEMVAELVAGKRRHFQPASIPAVCFTDPEVVVAGLSPSEAESAGLDCLAASFPFAANGRAMTLESTDGFVRVVARRDNHLIVGWQAVGRGVSELSTAFGQSLEMGATLEDVAGTIHAHPTLGEAVQEAALKALGHALHI from the coding sequence ATGAGCCAGATCACAAAAACGACGACTTTGCTGGTGATCGGCGGCGGCCCCGGCGGGTATGTGGCCGCCATCCGCGCTGGTCAACTGGGTGTGCCGACCATATTGGTTGAAGGCGCCCAATTGGGCGGCACCTGCTTGAACGTCGGCTGCATCCCGTCAAAGGCACTGATCCACGCAGCCGAAGAATTCGACAAGACGCGCCACTATGCAGGCAAATCAGCCCTGGGCATTTCGGTGTCCACGCCCGCCATCGACATTGCGCAGACGGTGGCCTGGAAGGACGGCATCGTCGGCAAGCTGACCGGTGGCGTGGGCGCTTTGTTGAAGAAGAATGGCGTAGAAGTGGTGCAGGGCTGGGCCAGCCTGCTGGACGGCAAGACGGTTGAAGTGGCTACGGCCGAAGGCGGCAGCCTTCGCATCCAGTGCGATCACCTGTTGCTGGCGGCCGGGTCCGAGCCCACGCCGCTGGTGTCGATGCCGTTTGGCGGCATGGTGGTGTCGTCCACCGAAGCGTTGTCGCCTACGTCCATCCCCAAGCAGCTTGTGGTGGTCGGCGGCGGATATATCGGCCTGGAATTGGGCACGGTGTATCGCAAGCTGGGTTCTGACGTGGCCGTTGTGGAAGCTCAAGACCGCATCCTGCCGACCTATGACGCCGAGCTCACCAAACCCGTTGCAGCGTCACTGGCCAAGCTGGGCGTGGAGCTGCATCTGGGCCGCAAAGTGTTGGGCTTGAATGGCGCGGGCAACGCGGTGCGCGTGCAGGATGCGTCGGGCGCCGAAACGCTGTTGCCAGCCGACCGCGTGCTGATCGCCGTGGGACGCCGTCCGCGCACGCAAGGCTGGGGGCTGGAAACCCTGCAACTGGATCGCAAGGGCAATGCGCTGCGCATTGACGATCAATGCCGCACTTCCATGCGCGACGTGTGGGCCATTGGTGATATTGCCGGTGAACCCATGCTGGCGCATCGGGCCATGGCGCAAGGCGAGATGGTGGCTGAACTGGTGGCCGGCAAGCGCCGCCATTTCCAGCCAGCTTCGATTCCTGCCGTGTGCTTTACCGACCCGGAAGTCGTGGTGGCGGGCCTTTCGCCTTCCGAGGCGGAAAGCGCGGGGCTGGATTGCCTGGCGGCGTCTTTCCCGTTTGCCGCGAATGGCCGCGCCATGACGCTGGAGTCCACTGACGGCTTTGTGCGCGTGGTGGCCCGGCGCGACAACCATTTGATCGTGGGATGGCAGGCGGTGGGGCGCGGCGTGTCGGAACTGTCGACAGCGTTTGGCCAGTCGCTGGAAATGGGCGCTACGCTGGAAGATGTAGCGGGCACCATTCATGCGCACCCGACATTGGGCGAAGCCGTGCAGGAAGCGGCGCTCAAGGCGTTGGGGCACGCGCTGCACATCTAG